The Entomobacter blattae nucleotide sequence TTTCATAGCCTGCTCCGGCAGGGTATGACAAATTTACCCCTTTTAAAAAAGGGCCCCAGATGAGAGACCCTTTATAGCGATCAAACTATAATACCTTTAGCTCTTTAATAATCCTACGAGCAGCACTTTGAGCATTGCCGGTAATCTGTCTGATCCACGCCCCTTTAGAGGGGGACCATTTAAAGGCATTTTTCTTTAAAAGGGTTCTAGTCTGTTCATCTGGTTTTCCCTTAAAAATAAACATGAGGCGGTTTATAGTCCAGTCCTGTTTAAAGATGAATGTTTCAAATTCCACTTCTTGATTTTTAAAGGTTTTTCTTGCCTCCAAGTCGGAAATTCTTTTTTTATTCTGCTTCGATCTGATGAGAAACGCGCTTTAGACAACTCTATTTTTAATTTCTCTATTGCAAGCGGGTCATCTGAAGAAATCCCCCCATATTTACCTACGCTGTCAGCTTTCTGATTGTAATAGTCGGCCTTATCTAGCAGCTGTTCAGCCTGATCCATTTTTTTATTAACACCCTCGATCAACGCACGATGCTTCTTCTCACTGTGATGGCCTACTAAAATTGGTTGACCTGCTGGTAGCACATCGGTAACAGTTTGAACCGCTAAAGAGCCTATCTCTTCAGCCTTTTTCGTAGCTTTTTCTGCTAATGACCTATAATAATTTTTTTTACTTTCTAACTTTAGGGCAAACTGGTTCATTTGTTGTTCTCCTGTTTTCATGTTCTTTGGCTTGCTTTCTTTGATGAGTATTTCTGAAAAGCGCCATGCTTTTCGGAACTAGCCATGCGGCAATGAGCAGGGGGAAGCTGTCACGATCTGGAACAGACAAAGTGGTGCGGGCGCAACGCAGTGAGCCACGGTTTGTCTGTTCCACCGTAGGCTTGGATATTGACAGCGAGGGGGGCGCAGCCCCTGGCTTGTTTGCTTGCTTATAAAAACGGCCAATACGCAAGTATTGGCCATATAATGGTATTTAATATTTTCAATATTACGGAATTAGTTTTACTATTTAATAGACCTATGCTCTTTGCGTCTACGATCTATTTTAGGTGCTTCGTCGTCTTCTTCAGTCTCATCGCTACCAAACTGCACGTCAGCAACGCTAAAGTCTATGATATCATCAAGAGAAAACATGGGTTTATCTGTCGGGTTCCAGCCACTGAAAACACGATGCTCCTTAGTTTCCTTAATAACCGTTTTGACAAGGTTAGTAAGGTGCAGGTCATCCTTCACATGATCCCATAATAACCGACCGATAAAGGCATAGTTACGAATTTCACTCAAAAGAAGCTTCTTGCGAAGCTGCTCTTTTTCCTCTTCCGCTTCTCGCATCTTGCGCTCAACCCGATCCATCCCTTCGAGTAATTCTGTCAAAGGGGGATTCTTGGAAGGACGCGCCATAAGGAAACTCCATTTAAAAAAAATATTAATACAACTATTCTGCGAAATTATAATATTTTTTTTAAATAAAATAAATACTGTTCAATATTTTACATTTTTATTATTCTCGCTTCCCCTTTCTCATTAATGATGCCAAAAACATAATCATCTTGCATATTGAACGTAATTTCACGAGAGCGGCCATTATAGCTAACTCCCTTTACAAAAGATTTGGCCTGTAGAAAGGGAATTAAATCCAAGAGAGTCCTTCCTGATTTCATCTCCAGTTGTAGCTCTTGTAGAATGTCTTTAATCTCTGGTAATTTACTCTTTTCCCAGTGAGTCAAAGTAGCAAAACTTTCTAAAGCTCTAGCAATGGCAGCCTCTATATTTGGTAGCCGATGGAGCTCTTGTAGTTCCTCCAATATTTTAACAACATCCTGCCCAAGACTCAAATAATCAGCAATCCCATTCTCACTATCTTCTTCATTTCGCTCTCTGGAAAAACCACTCTTTTGCTCTCTTGCAATGAGTTTCTGCTTTTTTTCCTTTTCCAAATACTCTTTCAGAATTTCCGTTATGTGTGCATTGAGAGAAATTCCACGACCAACCGCCTGTTGATGCAGCTGTTTTTTCAAGTCTTCATTAAGACGGAGCAGGAATTGGGGATTACGGGACATTATTCAACTTTAATGGGTAATATTTAATTATTAATTAACTAAATACGATATATTTATATCATATTATGTCATTTTATAAATAGGTGACCCATGCAGAATTCAACGTTGATGCAAAAAGAAGACCTTGACTATCAAAGTGGCTGTATTGCCTATAAAATCCCTTTACTCGTGGATGTCATTCAAGAGTATGTGGAAAAACTTCACCCCTTGGAAGACCAAACGCCTGAAGCTTATTACCATACGGAAGTGATAAACACAATCAAGCTTATGCTCTATCTTGTAAAAATCGATCTGGAGGATTTTAAATCCACCCTTCACAAGAGTGGATTGACTCAAGATTTCAGCCTATTTTGAAACAAACTCTGGCTTGTTATCCTTATCAAAATACATGGCCTTACAGGATGGAAAGCCACTACACCCCCACCAGTAACGGGGGTTTTTCTTTGTGCTGCTTTTGGCTTCTCGTTTCACGAGTGGTTTATTACAATCTGGGCAGGAGTAAGACACCTCATTGGTGGCAGCTGATAAATTTTTTCCAGTCTGACTCTGACCTGCCTTCTTACGATCTGAAACAGAAGCTTGAGACTCTGTAAATGATTTACTAAAAGCTTTTTCCATTTCCTTATTGATCAAATCATAAATGCTGGTCAGGAAGCGGGCTTCCCCTTCTTTTCCATCCTGTATCTCCTTGAGACGGCGCTCAAACAGGGCCGTTATAGCCGGTTCAGTGAGCACACCTTCCAAACACGCAATAACCAATCGGCCTACACCTGTGCTGATCAGGGTTTTCTTCTTACGCTCCAGATAACCCTTCCTGACCAATTCCTCAATAATGGCTGCGCGAGTAGCCGCTGTGCCAATCCCATCTGTTTCCTTAAGCATGGCTTTCTGCTTGATATCAGAAACATATTTCTGGATGTTGATCATTGCCTGTATCAGGCTGCCTTCCGTAAAGGCTTCTGGGGGATTGGTCTGCTTTGCCTCACTGGTAACCTTATAACATAATACCACCATACCTTCCCTAAGAGAGACTGGGAAGACAGCACCTTCGTTCTCACTGCCTTCACTGCCCTTATCTTTACCTTCTGGCTTGCCCTGTTCTTCCTCATCACCGTTCTGCTGACCCTGATAGAGCACTTTCCAACCCATTTGTGTTACAGTGCGGCCAGTGGCCACAAACTGCTCTCCCTCAACGTCAAACAAAGCTGTCTTCAGCTTGTAGAGATGATCAGGAAAGAACTGCGCCACATAGTTCTGGCAAATGGCCCGGTAAATGTTTCTCTCCTCTGGCTTTAATGCTGGCATACTCCCTTTATGTCGCGTGGGAATAATGGCATGATGAGCTGTGACCTTCTGGTCATTCCAGATACGGGACTTTAAAGCAGGGTTTGCCTCCTTCCACAAAACTTCATCAGGGTTATTCTTTCCGACACACTCTAACACCTCACCTGCCTCGCCAAACTGGCTTTGGGGCAAAAAGGAAGAGTCCGTCCGTGGGTAAGTGATCAGTTTTTTCTCATAGAGTGATTGAGTGGCATCCAATGTTTGTTGGGCTGTATAGCCCCATCTTTTAGAAGCCAATATGGCAATATCAGCCCCAGAAAGGCCTTTAGGACATGCCTGCTTCTTGTCCTCTTCGGTAAGGCTGGTTAAGCAACCAGACTGACCGGAAAGCGCCTTGCACAGCCTATCTGCTAAAGCCTTGTCAATGAGACGACCTTCTTCATCGCATCCCTCCTGCCCATCACGAGGCTTCCATCGGGCTGTCACCTGCCCTGCTTCATCAGGGCAATAAAACAGACCAGCAAGAGTATAATAAGCCTTTGCCCTGAAATACTCGCGCTCTTTGTCCCTGTTCACGACGAGGCTTAATGTTGGGGTTTGCACCCGCCCTGCTACCAACAGCTGGTTTACCCCCTGATCACGGGCAGAAAGAGTGTAAGCACGGGTGCAGTTCATCCCAATGAGCCAATCAGCACGGGAACGCGCCAGTGCGGCATGGCCCCACCCTATAAAATCTTGGTTATCTTCCAGATGAGAAAGGGCTTTACGCACTGATGCCTTATCCTGTGCACTGGCCCAGTAGCGCTTGATTACCCCTTTAAAACGGCAATACTCCAAAACCTCATCAACAAGCAACTGCCCTTCCCTATCAGGATCACCGGCATGAACAACAATTTTAACCTGTTTTAACAGGTCACGAATGATCTTGAACTGCTTGAAGGCATCCTTACGGGGTTTGAGCTTCCATGTTGTAGGAATAATTGGCAGGTCAATTTTCCGCCAAAGCTTACGGCCATTCCTTCCTACCGGTACGGTTTCTGGGAGATAGGCATCGGGTTCTTCCTGCTCTAAAAGATGGCCAAAACACCACGTAATCAACACGTTATTCTTACATTGGATATAGCCTTCTTTCTGGACTTCCTTACCTAACTCATCAGCCAGGACACGGGCCACAGAGGGCTTTTCAGCAATGTAGAGGGTTGTCATTGAACGTCCTCCAAGGAAATCCCTTTGAACTCAATAATAGGTTCAGGAAAATCTATATTAAAAGCTGAACGAACTACACAGGATATTGCATACATCTGCTCATCTGACGGAAGGGCTCCCCATTTCTTAAAAAAAGAGTCTTCTATGGAAGAAAAATAAAATTCAACAAAAGAATCAGAATCAACTACATCTCTATAAACACTTAACTTTTTCTTCTTTATTAATATTTTATTAATATAATTATTAATCCAATCTACGTGTATCTGTTTTAAAACCATCATCCTAAATTCTCCATACATGCCCGTATATTTTTAACTTTAATCTCGTCTTTTAAATTTTCTTCCATGGTTTTGTTCCTTTACTGAAGTCAGGCTGATTTTCTGGGGAGATAGTTTTCAAGATGGGGCATTTTGGCAAGTTCGGCAAAGTCATGGGAGGACTCATACCGCTTCTGCCATGCCTGAAAATCCTTTCTGAAGGCTTCTTCAGCTTGAAGATCTTCCTCTTTGGCCTGCTCTATAACTGGCATAACAGCCTCAACAGCGTTTTCCTGCCTGCTGAAGGTTTCTACTATCTTGGCAAACACCCCTAAATGATCCGGCTTCTGCCTATTTTTCTGCATTTTAGCGGTTAAATAGCCAATGGCTTCAAGTGTGGTTAACTGATTTACGCCACTCGCTAGCCATTGCTGCACCTGCCAGAGCTGCTTTCTGACAGAAGCCGGAGTTTGGGGTATCCCTGCCCGCTCCATACAGCTACTAGCAAAAGCAATTACTTCATCAGAAACAGGTTTAGGTTTTGTGTTAGGTTTTTCATCAACCAAGCCAGAGGAAGAAAAAGAGGAATTTATATTATTTTCTTTCTCTTTTTCTTTAGAAAAACCTAAATAACCTACTTTTGGTGAAAAATCCTGTGTCTTATGGGATTTTTCAAAACCTAAAAACCTATTTTCCTGATGCGTTAGGTTTTTTAGGTTATTGGACGGTAAATTTCCGCCAGCAATCGGCAACAAAAGAGAAGGTTGATTACCACCTCTCTGTTTGGAGGGTCTTCCGCCTTTCCTGCCATTCTCACGGCTGGTTAGGGAGCGTCGGTCTCCATGCACCTGCGCAGATACGGTAAATTGCTGATCTTCTCTGGCAATAATAGGGTTCTTCCGCTTCTGGTTCCTGGCTTCTCTAACCTGCTGCAATCTTTCAAGAAAACAGCAAACCAGACTACCGTTTTCTTCCCTCTTGATGAGAGAAAAAAAACACAGCTCTTCAACAAATTTTGCACAAGAGGATGTTCTGTTCCTTGAAAACAGCGTATCCAGCACATTGTCACTGGCAAACTGCGCTGAAAGCGCGGTTAAGTCACGCTCATGCAGGTAAAGAGCCAGATCGAACCATAATAGAACCGCCTCTGGCGAAAGCGCTTTAAATTCACGGTTGGTTATAAAAAAATCGAGTATTTTCTGTCGATCTGCCCGTCTCAATTTAATGCCCCTTCCTCACAGAAAAAGTTGCAATCGACAGCAGAACCGTTTAGTATTACAAGATACATTGGCTGTCCTAACAGTCTGGGCGTGAAGGTGTTTCGAAGTCACTTCACGCCCTATTTTTTAAATTCTTCTTCCGTATCCGTATTCCCGAAAACATCGGGCCTTACTTCTTCTGGATTAACACCCGCCATTTTAGCGAGTGTCAGCACATGGATACTGGGGACTTTCCCCTTTTTCCACTTGATAATGGCCGGATGCGTTCTGTTTACCGCACGAGCAACCGTAACGACACCACCGGCTTTTTCTATAAGTTCTGAAACACTGATCATAATACCTTTATGTAAC carries:
- a CDS encoding toxin-antitoxin system HicB family antitoxin; amino-acid sequence: MSRNPQFLLRLNEDLKKQLHQQAVGRGISLNAHITEILKEYLEKEKKQKLIAREQKSGFSRERNEEDSENGIADYLSLGQDVVKILEELQELHRLPNIEAAIARALESFATLTHWEKSKLPEIKDILQELQLEMKSGRTLLDLIPFLQAKSFVKGVSYNGRSREITFNMQDDYVFGIINEKGEARIIKM
- a CDS encoding DUF3560 domain-containing protein; its protein translation is MKTGEQQMNQFALKLESKKNYYRSLAEKATKKAEEIGSLAVQTVTDVLPAGQPILVGHHSEKKHRALIEGVNKKMDQAEQLLDKADYYNQKADSVGKYGGISSDDPLAIEKLKIELSKARFSSDRSRIKKEFPTWRQEKPLKIKKWNLKHSSLNRTGL
- a CDS encoding DNA topoisomerase 3; translation: MTTLYIAEKPSVARVLADELGKEVQKEGYIQCKNNVLITWCFGHLLEQEEPDAYLPETVPVGRNGRKLWRKIDLPIIPTTWKLKPRKDAFKQFKIIRDLLKQVKIVVHAGDPDREGQLLVDEVLEYCRFKGVIKRYWASAQDKASVRKALSHLEDNQDFIGWGHAALARSRADWLIGMNCTRAYTLSARDQGVNQLLVAGRVQTPTLSLVVNRDKEREYFRAKAYYTLAGLFYCPDEAGQVTARWKPRDGQEGCDEEGRLIDKALADRLCKALSGQSGCLTSLTEEDKKQACPKGLSGADIAILASKRWGYTAQQTLDATQSLYEKKLITYPRTDSSFLPQSQFGEAGEVLECVGKNNPDEVLWKEANPALKSRIWNDQKVTAHHAIIPTRHKGSMPALKPEERNIYRAICQNYVAQFFPDHLYKLKTALFDVEGEQFVATGRTVTQMGWKVLYQGQQNGDEEEQGKPEGKDKGSEGSENEGAVFPVSLREGMVVLCYKVTSEAKQTNPPEAFTEGSLIQAMINIQKYVSDIKQKAMLKETDGIGTAATRAAIIEELVRKGYLERKKKTLISTGVGRLVIACLEGVLTEPAITALFERRLKEIQDGKEGEARFLTSIYDLINKEMEKAFSKSFTESQASVSDRKKAGQSQTGKNLSAATNEVSYSCPDCNKPLVKREAKSSTKKNPRYWWGCSGFPSCKAMYFDKDNKPEFVSK
- a CDS encoding YdaS family helix-turn-helix protein, whose product is MISVSELIEKAGGVVTVARAVNRTHPAIIKWKKGKVPSIHVLTLAKMAGVNPEEVRPDVFGNTDTEEEFKK